The genome window TTGGCTTCGCTTAAGAAACAAAGCAACACTAAGTAATTATGATGCCAGCATGATTTAGGTAATTATGTATTATAACTTGAATTAACAAGCatgctttgaagtgctgaagttgaCTGTTCTGATTGAATGGAAAATCACAAGGAATTTCAGAAATTGAATGTTCTGGTTGTCCAAAGATCTCAATTTCAGTCGGCATTTTGAGTTGTTTGTGGTCTACTGCGTCTCCCTGCAGTTAGCCTGTCCTTTTAGAGAAGTGGGTAGTATGTTGATTCTGGGCCTAGATGTACATTGTTATATAATAATCTGCATGGTGTTGTCACTATCTATAATTGAAATCGAACAAGGTTTTTTACCAGGGTTGCAAAATAACTTTCTATAAAGCTGGACTGATGGAAAGACAAACCATTCCTTATTTTACTATTTTATATAAGTGTATCGTATGCTTGCTCTGTTGATCAATGTGTTTATAGATGCACGAGCCAACATGCTTTAGGAACATAAGTTTCATTCCAAACATTTTTAATACCTTTTCATATCAAATATACTAATATATTGTTTTCACTGAAAGGTGGATTTGACAGCTTATGTGGAAAAGCATGATTTCTGCTTTGACACTGTCTTGGGCGAGAATGTAACTAATGATGAGGTATTTTTAATTATAATTATATCCAGTTATTGATCTCTAAAATGATTACCTTGCACTGCCCTCAATGGATGTTGTAGAATGTCCCCTTTCTTGTATTCATCTACATGTTTTGACATTATACTTGCTGTTTTCTTTAACAGGTGTACCGTGAGACTGTGGAGCCTATTATACCATTAATTTTCCAAAGGACAAAAGCGACATGCTTTGCATATGGCCAAACAGGTTATATAAGCTAAACACTAGAAGTCTATTTTATTTTTGGTGTAATTGTGACTTATGTCCTGGCTCTGCTAATGATTATTTGTTTTATCTCCTCGGTGAACTCTTTGGAAATAAGCTTGTGCTTGTGATTCTGTTTACCATGCTTCAAATTCTCCACTGCAATTTGTTTAATGGTAAACTTTGTGCTTGTCAAGCATTTTACTCTAGAGATATTGCAAGCATCGATTTGCACGACCCATTGGACATGATAAATCCAAGCATCTGAGATTTGACACTAAGTACAACTAGTGTGGAAACATTGGcagtttagggctagtttggtaaccccattttcccaagggatttacattttcccaagggaaattagttcattttcccttgggaaaataaaAATCCCTGGGAAAAATGGAGTTCCCAAACTCGTCCTTAATAGTTTTTACATAAGTTTGATCCCTGTTTGGGGAACATTATTTTTGGGGGAAAGGTGCTTAAAATTGATGGTACTTGAACTACATGTTGCAATTATTAAATTATCTATTGTCTGAATGCCATGGTCTTCTTTTATTTGTCTCAGCTGGATCATATGGCAGTCATGGTGAATTATGATAAGGACCGTTCCTGTATATAGTTGTTACTCCTGAATTCTTTATTGTTTTACTTGGTAGTTTGGCTTATGAATCTTCATGTGCAGGCAGTGGCAAGACCTATACAATGCAACCCCTACCTCTTAGAGCTGCACATGATATGGTTTGTCTTTTACATCAACCTATGTATCGGAATCAACATTTCAAGTTATGGCTTAGCTACTTTGAAATTTATGGTGGCAAACTCTTTGATCTTCTTAGCGAAAGGAGGTAGGTTACTTGAATTCTTATGTTCATTTTTGGCATAGTATAATCCATCGGAATTTTTGTTTTTGGGTCATTGGTCAGATATACACTTTGGTTGCTTGCAGATTATTATGTATAATTCAAGTGCTCCCTCCGTTTTAAATTGTAAGATATTGTCTTTCATAGATAGTTAGATACATTACGTTACTAAGTATCTAGATGTATAAATACCTGCATAGTAAAAGCTATGTATGTAAAAAAGCCAAAATGTCTTACAATTTGAAATAGAGAGAGAGTATAATACAAGTGGTCATTTTGGTTCTTGTTCCTTTTTTCTTGTGCGCTCATCTTCATGTACTACTTTCACGCTGATGTGCCTTCCCTCCATATAAAATATAAAGATTTCTGGGTTTGTCCTAAGTCTTGCTAAATTTATATGAAAGAACAATAATATTTGTGATACCAAACGAGCATCATCAGAATAATTCTGAAATATATTTTTAATTTACTCATTTAATCTAGTAGACACTGTTTTAAAGGCGTCGCCTAGCTAAATCAGCAAGAGGGCAGAGGGGAAGAGGAAGGGGCGCCGCTGAATCAGGCTGGTGGCGGCTGAATTGGGGTCGGAGGCAGCAAATCTGAGGCCGCGGCGGCGAGATCAGGGGCAGTGGCGGCCGAATTGGGGCCGGCGGCACCTAGATCGGAGGTGGCAGCGGCGAAATCAAGTGGCGGCGGCTGAATCCTGGGGGGAGAGAAGGAAACCAAGGGGAGGAGAGAAGGAAAGCAGCAGCTCAATCgtggggggagagagggaaacatGGGGAGTATATGGGTTGGCTGCTGGGCTTGGCTTCCTACccctttcttctcctttttccttttttctttttgttcctccTCCATGCTGATGTTTTGCCGGTTCTCATGTTGATAAGGTGTCGCCTTGCTCGCCTTAAGCGTTGCCTATGCGTCCAGGCGGTGGTCCAACACCTTATCTCGCCTTACCGCTTTAAGAAATGTTAGACAGTGTGTGTTCTATGTGTAGATGGGCTGGCACCACTATTGGGCTGCcgacccattagggttagggttttccctGAGTCTATCTATTTGTATCCATCCTGTATGCAATACATCCAATAATTTACATTCTTACATGGTATCAAAGCTAGGGTTTGATTTCCCTTCCCTCCCACCCCACAACCGTCGACCACCTCTTGCACAGTCGCTGGCACCTGCTTCCGTGTGTTGTCTCCGGGAGGCTCATCCTTCCCTCCTGGGGCGGCCACCTTCCCAGTCGCCGgtcttccctcctctcttctgctCGCCCCCACCAGGACGCTAAGGTCCTCCCTCTGCCATCGATCTGCACCCCGCCCTGCTCCAACCCGGCAAGGCCGAGCAGCACGCCCAGGGTTGCCGTTACTGGTCCTGAGCCCTGCGACCACGCCGTTCGGCCCTCCAGCGCCCTACCCGTGGAGCTCGGTCACGCTGGGGCCTCGTCAAGATCCAATCGCGGCCACTCCTTCCATGGCGTGCGTATGTTTTCCTCACAGTAGAGGCCACCACGGCCACGCGGGCGTGCGCGCAGGCATCCGCCGTGGGACGCGAGGGAGTAGCAGCCGTTGCGGCTTTGCGGGCGATCCCTTCCCCAACGGCTGTCTACCCTTCCTCCACTGGCGTGGCGCCCCTCCCGCTCCCCTTGGCTGTCGGATCCACGTTGCTGCGGCCTTCCCAGCTGGATCCGTCGCCCCTTTGGCCGGATCGTCGTTTTCATGTCTAGACCCGTCCATGCTTATTAAAACGACGTTTAAACGTCGTTTAAACTATAAAACGCTGACAGGAAGTGAAACGACAAAACGTTTTACGATTCGTCGTAAAACGTCGTTTAAACGTCGCGTTTTGACGTTTAAACGCGGTATAGAGTGAAACGCCGCGTTTCGGGCATTTAATGCGTCTGCTGCTAGAAATTGGCCCACCCCAATTAGAAACTACCGCCCAGGCCGCACTTTCACCAGCCCAATTAGTAACTCGCGTTCTCACCAGTCGCCGCACTCCAGGGCGCGCTCTAGCCTCCAGGCCGCCGCTGCTCCAACCCTCCTGCGCCGCCAGGCCCGCCTCTGCGTGCCGCCGCTCCAGGCAGCTGCTCTCCAGGCTGTCCTCCCTCCAGGCCGCTGCTCTCGAGGCCGTCCTCCAGCCCCGCCTCAGAGCCTCTGCGTGCCGCCACGCTCCAGGCCGTCCTCCCTCCTGCGCCGCCCGTCCGGCGTTGCTAGCCCCTCCAGCCCCGCCTCTGCTGTCCCACTGCTGCAGGACTACAGAGTAGAGAGACTGACTGTCCCACTGTTTGGTATTTGACTTGATATAATTGCCTAAAATTATGATATATTAAAATTTccctatgttgtttaaaactacgtttaaactttgtttaaaccGTTTAAAAGTTAAAACTCACCCATGAGCGTTTCAACGTTTCGTCGTTTTAATAACCTTGGACCCGTCGCTGCCGTGGCCTTCCCGACCGGATCAAATGTCACAGTTGAGGTGGAGGCCGGCGCTGGGGGAGAGCACGTCGGCAACTTGGCCACCATGGACGCTCGTCGGCCACGGGGCACTCCCGCAGGGGGCGCTGTTCGCCGGCCGTTGAAGGCCAGGGCGCGAGCGCAGGTCGGCCGCCACTGGCCCGCGAGGCTGGGGGCGAGCATGCCATGCAGGACGTCGGGAGAGCCGACGCTAGCTGCTCGCGCGAGAGGGAAGTCGTCGGGGAGCCACCGATCAACGGGAGGCACAGTCAGGGGGGTGGCAACGCGACCAGGCAAAGGAGGGGGCGTGCGGCGTGTCCGCAACCGAGGGGGGGGGTTGCCTAGGGCGATGACCCCATGGGGGAGGAGCTCGGTGGACTCCTCAGGGACGACGACGCAGGGAGCGACGCAGTCCGGCTGGGAGCCTGGCTCTGGGGAGTTGTCCGGGGAAGCAGCCAAGCAGGACACGCGCCGTGGGCATGGAGGACGCCTGCGTCTAGGGCACGAGCAGGAGAGGCGGCGACCGGGTCGGGGACGAGGGCGGCCGCCGTGCACGCGCCCAGAGAGGAGGTACTAGAGAGAGCCATAGTGGGGTCTGTCGGCAGCCATGAAGGCAGCGGCGACATATCTGGTGGGGGCGCCGGCAGAACGGCCGTCAGAGGTGGGTAGGGAGAGACGAACGACATCTCAGGGGAGGTCCGCCATGGAGGAGAAGGGGTTTAGTAGGTGCCGGCGCTGAAGAAGGAGGTCGCCCTCGGGAGAGGATGAGCCTCCCGAGGACGACGACGTGGAAGCAGGTGCCGACAGCTGTGCAGGAGGTGGTCGGCTGCTGTGGGGTGGGGAGGGGAGAATGAAACCCTAGCTTGATACCATGTGGGCTTATGTGGAATGTTTGATGTATTGCATAGGAGGTGGTTACATATATATAGAGACACAGGGTAAACCCTAACTTTAATGGGCCGACAGCTCAATAGTGGTGCCAGGCTGCCAGACCGTCTACGGATACATATAGGAACACACACTCTAACAGACCAGTCCAGAACTTGGTGTTTGCCCTATTGCCAACTTCTGTAGTTATAGCAGCAGCAAAAAGGGCCTGTGCCTTCCCATGAATTGAGACCGGGAAGGCTGCCCATGGTTTGTTGGGCTTAGTTTTACCCAACCACAACCAGCGGACTCTAAGCGCCCATCCAAATCTCTGTAGGTCTAAAATGCCCAAACCGCCTAACTCCTCCGGATGGCTTGGGCCATGCTATTAAACAGTGACCTCCCTTTGCCTCCTTATGTTTGCATAGTTTCATGGCACAATATTATCCTTTTGACTTAGTTTTGTGGATATTTTTTTTTACTTTTATGTATTTAAATCAGGCTACATTTTTATTCTTTTGCTTTTCTGTAGGCAACTCTTAATGAGAGAAGACGGAAAGAAACAGGTCTGTATTGTTGGTTTACAGGAGTTCGAGGTTTCTGATGTCCAGATTGTCAAAGAATACATTGAGAAAGGAAATGCTGCAAGAAGCACAGGCACAACTGGAGCCAATGAAGAGTCCTCACGATCTCATGCTATTCTGCAATTGTCTGTGAAAAAGCATATCCCAGTTACTGAAACCCGGAGACAGAGAGACCGAGATGCTATTGAAGCAAAGAATACAAAGCATGTGGGGAAAATGTCATTTATTGATCTTGCTGGAAGTGAGCGTGGTGCTGATACAACAGATAATGACAAACAAACAAGGTATTGTTTTTTTGCACTAGATTTGGTTTTTCAGCTTATTGTGCTCGTGCTGTATGATATTCATTTTTCCTTATGCTTACACGCCTTGTGCCAGAATTGAAGGTGCAGAGATCAACAAGAGCCTTTTGGCTCTCAAGGAATGTATTCGGGCACTGGATAACGATCAAATACACATTCCTTTCAGAGGAAGCAAGCTAACAGAGGTGCTTCGGGACTCCTTTGTTGGAAACTCCCGTACAGTGATGATTTCTTGCGTTTCACCAAGTTCAGGTTCATGTGAACACACACTGAATACGTTAAGATATGCTGACAGGTAATATTTCTTTTACTGTACTGAATTTACATGTATGCTCACATACTTTGAATATATATCTATAGTTATGAGTTATCTAGTTGTTAATTCTACTCTGGTTCCTACTCTAGTAAGTCTGCATACAGTTCATTCTTTTTTGAGTTTATTAAGTTTGCACCTTTGATGAGAATTTGGAGATCCTGGGCACCCTGTAATTTTTTTGGTGGTTTGTGGTCAAAAATCGGTGCGGGGCAGCAGATAGATTATCCAGACGGGGTTTACCTCATCCTGCTGCTTGCTTATTGTGTGACCAGGCTGAAGAATCCATCCAACATATTTTAGTTTCTTATATACTTTTGCTCGGCATGTGTGCCTGAGGGTGCAATTCAAAACGTGCAAGTGGTTCTCCAGATGGTGAGTATTGGGAGCAGCCTTTGGTGCTTTAATCCTCTGCGCTCCACAAGCTGCTCCTTTAGTTGCTCCCCCTTTGAGTGTGGTCCAGTATTCCTTGGTCATGATTGTGGTTGTATATATTTGCATTTAGTTTAGGTGTGGGCGTGGGTGTGAGTTGGAGTTTTTGGGGTGTTTCTAGAGTATGCCTTGTGCCTCTTGTTTCCCCTCCTTTTGTTTCTCTGTTTGAAATGGCACTCAGGTCTCCTGTGCCGTTCCAGAAAAAATCTTACTGATATCACGGATTGATAAACAGGGTTAAAAGTCTTTCAAAAGGTGGTAACACAAAAAAGGAGCAGTTTGCTGTGCAGTCTGTATCATCTGGCAAGGAATCTACCTACACATCGTACCCTTTATCATGTGAAGCTGAAGAGACTATGGAGCAGACTCAAGAAATTAGGCCTGTTGATTCTTCTAGGAAAGGTGTTGACAGTTTCACTTCCAATTCTTCCATTGAGCCTGAGAAAAACTCCTATTGTATGATTCCAAGCTATCCACATAAAGGAAAAGAAGAAACTAGTACTAGATCTGGTTTGAATGATAGGGAGAGAGGGGACTTGAAATATAACCAGGCTGGTTTTAATAGTAAAACACATTCACTTCAGGAATCAATAAATTCACAAGAAGAGGTGAAAGTGACAAAAGTCTCACCACCCCGGAGAAAAGCTAACAGGGATGAGAAATCAGAAAGGCAGGTCAACTACATGAAAAAAGAAAGTGGGCCTGAAATTAGTCGGACTGGTGTTAAGCAGCAACAGCAACTTAAACAGCTGCAAAGGCCATCATCAACCTCATCGTCGCAGGTTTTATCCAAGCAATCTGAGAAGGAAGATATGGAAATAAACACAATACTTGAGGTGAAGTCTTTTTTAATCAGCATGAGATATTGTTTGATCCTGAGTAGAGATGTGATATGAAATCTATTTTTTGAGTGCATCTTAGGAAGAGGCGCTGATAGCAGCTCACAGAAAGGAAATTGAAAGTACAATGGAGATAGTACGAGAAGTAAGTTCAAGTTACTCAGTTGTATTTAAATGTCACCACAGATGTCAGTGTTTGGTAATAAATGGTTGTCCAACTCTATGTTGCTCATCTCAGTAAAAAAATTTGCCAGTTCCATGTCTCAGCATTGCACTATGCTGCTAAACATGACATGCTTTTTTTTCAGGAGATGAATCTATTAGCAGAGGTCGATCAGCCAGGTAGTCTTATTGACAACTACGTGGCACAGCTAAGCTTTCTGTTGTCGCGGAAGGCTTCTGGTTTGGTAAGCCTTCAGGCACGCTTGGCACGGTTTCAGCAGCGCCTCAAGGAACAGGAGATTCTTAGCCGTCAAAAACCATTGAGATAGTTTAAACCGCCCAAAATGGAAACCTTTCGGTTTGTCGTTGATCGCGAGAAGCCTCGGATACTGGAAACTGCCATCGATTGCGACAGCCTCGGATCATGGCCTCCAACATCGCCTTTTAGGGATCTAAGGGTGAAAGGATGGGAGATGGAAATGTGGGCTGATGAAGTGCGCATTCATTATTGATTTTGAGGTTTTATGAACCAGTTTACTAATTTTTCTTTTACTGAAAAGGGTGCTTGAGTGTATTTTCTATCGATGTCATGGGTTTGTCAACGTTTGCCATTTTCTTTTGTACGAGTATAGTTGTAACTGTTGTTCGAATACCGGTAGTGAAGTGCTGCGAGTGAGGAAATAACCTTGCCTTGCCGTTATGGTGTTGTATCTTTTGTTGATATTTATTTCGCATCAACAAAAGAAAAGCAGCGTTCGATAAATGTCTACAGGATTTGCTTTGTACCTTGGGGGTGCCCTGTTTATTGTGACTACAAGTCTGTGATATGCATTTTTTATACCTTTATTTTTTGTACCTTTTTCTGATTGAATCCGAAATCCACACAACACCCGAAGCCAAATGTCAGACAAAAATAGTGCTCAGGCAAAAAAAAAAGAGCTCCTAGTTGCAGGGCCATTAGAAAGAGCTCGAGACATTATTCTTTGGAGGCTTCTAAATTTCTGTTGAGGTTGTAGTTCTATTTATTTCAGCTTCTATCAGAATCGGTTTCTGATAGCCAAACACTTCGTTTTAAGCTTGCTTTTGTGAAAATTGCTCAAATTAATGTAAATGTAGAAGTCGTCAAGTCATCGTGACGGGAGGAATCTATTGCTTACTAAATTCTAAACCGTGTAGATCCTTTCATCTTCTTTCACACGTAAGTCCTGCGATCTCAAATTTCTTGTGGCAGAAATCCAAATTCTTAGAAAAACTATTCTCAATATGCTTTGTATCTCTCACTTGATCATGAATTTATCTTGATCACGAATTTATCGATGGACCTCCACTTCTCTCCCTAGCCTAGGGGTTTAAACAATACAAATATTATCCGAGCATCCAACCATCAAAAAATGTCAATTATCGGGTTGGATAGTTTTTTTGGATATCTGTGACGTATCTAGATTTTCGAATTTGGATACGGATAGTATAGTTCGGATTGCAGATACAACTCATATCCTTCGGATTTTGGATATCCGGATCTTCCTGGATATATCTTTCTGGATAGTTGTGTGTATTTTGACGATTTTCTGTAGAAAGAAACTAATAATACATATATAGCCCTAGAAATTCATGAAATGTTATCTCTACTTAATCCTTAAGACGATAGTGTAGACTAGGCACAACTATGCCCCCGCCTCCATCCCCACCGTCCGATTGCGATGCCATCCTCGCTTGCGCCTAACGCCGGATCCGCCCCCGCATGCCTCGCTCCTGCTCTCGCCCCAGCATGCCTCGCTCCCGCCCCCGCCTCCATCCCCGCCATGCGCGCAACCGCCTCCGCCCAACAACCATGTGGGATCCTCGCTAGCGCCTAGCGGCCGTCGTCCAACAGGGATCCGCCCCCGCATGTTCAATCCAACGATGGATTAGGAGGACTCACGAGGCACATTGGGCTTCTGGTCGGTGGTGAGCTGCATGGCCTTCAGGTAGCCCGTCTCCGACACGGTCACCAGCACGGCCGTGGAGTCGCCGAGGTTGGCGACGACGAGGTCCTCCCCCTGCTTGATGGCGCACACGGCCGTGGTGCCACTGAAGCCGCAGTCCACCCTAGCCTGGACCCCGAGCTCCCTGTCCATGGTCTTGAACGCGTTGACGCAGGCCTCCCGCCACacctccagcatccgcgccggcgccagcgacgacgacgaccgcTCGCTGCGGCTGCCGTCCGTGGACGACGACGCCGCGGGCGACGTCGCTAAAGGTCAGGTCGTCCCCGTCACCGTCGGAGCCCAGGAGCAGCGCGTTCCGCTGGCTCAGGATCATGAAGGGGAGGTGGTCCCTCGCCAGCTTGCTGACCAGCTGCCCGGCGGACACGCCGTCCTCCATGCCGAATCCCTAGAGACGACAGATGAATCATGATCCAGGATGCTAGCCACCGACGGTCCGTACGACGTCGACAAATTAAAACTCTTGGGTTGTTTCGTCGTCGTAGCAAACCCCAAAAAAAACGGCGCAGAAATTCGAAACAGGAATCATCGTGATCTTTCCACCCTAATCGTACGGTGAATTGGTTGTGGTTGCTGTGTATTTACCCCCACTGTAGTACGGTGAATTGGTTGTGGTTGCTGTGTATTTATCCGACCGTACGGTGAATTGGTGGTGGGTGGCTGGTGTGATTGTTTTCGTACTGGTAATTGGTAGGACAGTTCCTGGAATTTCTTGACCTCCCAGTTCAGTCCCAGGTCAAGCGCTTGGGCAAGGACCGCGGCGTTACCCCCGCGAGGAAGAAAGACCAGCAGAGAAATCTCTGTACCATCGATGCAAGGAAAAATGAAGTACAGTCCGTGGAGTAAATTTTTTTGAAGGGATTAATTTTTTTAACCCAAACAAATAAATCTCTGTACCAGCAGAGAAATTCAGAGGATTGTTGAGACAACATCGAGAGCACCCCCCTCAATCAAGAAGCACCAGTCCGTTGACAGAGATTCGGTTCGGAAACTATTCGCACAAATAGTGGGTGAAGCGAAGAAAATAAAGCAATCCGCAGAAGAAACGACAAAAAACCATCTTTTTTGCTCCAGAAATAATGGTCGCTAATGATTGACGAAGTGAAAGCTCGAAGTGAATCGAGGCATGGCGGAAGAGAGATCGTGAGCGAATGAGTAGACAGGAGGAGCACGAACCTGGCAGAGGATGACGACGTCTTGGTTGGGCCCCTTCTTGCCCTTCTGCGAGAAGAGGGAGGCGGCCACGAccgtcccctcccctcccccgccgtCGCCCTACCCATCCACCACCACGTACACCACGTtctcgtccgagtcctcctcctcCTACTCCACGTGCTTGGACGATGCGCAGATCCCCATAGCAAAGCAACCGAGAGCATACACCCCTCcactggctggctggctggctcaACTCAGGCAACCGTCTCCCCTTCGCCTTCTTGGCGGGAGCACAGAGCTAAGCAACGGAAGCGTTGGCGGCAGGTGGCAGATGCGCTCGAGCTTGCTCACAATGATGGCAGCGAATCGCACAGGGATGATAGAGTGGTGGCCGGTGGGTGGGTGGGGGCGATGTGAGCCGCACTTGGATGCGCCGTGGCTTTTCTAAGGTGTGGAGGGCAAAACAGTGGGTGGATTTCCGGTGGTGTGGTGCGGTGCGGTGGCAAGCATGCTCGTTCGTGTGATGACCAAGTTTTTGGCGCGTTTTTTTATTATCATCTTTGCCCCGTGAAAACGTCCCCACGGCTACGGGAAGTCGTGCTCCGACTCTATTTTTAAGTGGCAACATACAATTCAACCTGGTGTTCCAATTA of Zea mays cultivar B73 chromosome 8, Zm-B73-REFERENCE-NAM-5.0, whole genome shotgun sequence contains these proteins:
- the LOC100382371 gene encoding Kinesin-like protein KIN-13A, with the protein product MARWLQSAGLQHLAASSAAGGAGAGDLRVGGLSGGGGGGLLPSLLMQGYGPQTIEEKQKLYTLLRSLNVNGGLASASISEPYTSTGQSFAGGAPVDGFYSPELRGEFGAGLLDLHAMDDSELLSENAASEPFEPSPFMPKEMDDDDYDVIAENQQGLVDNQSAFTNEKENTVVSARESNVAKIKVVVRKRPLNKKEVSRKEEDIIDVHNSQFLTVHEPKLKVDLTAYVEKHDFCFDTVLGENVTNDEVYRETVEPIIPLIFQRTKATCFAYGQTGSGKTYTMQPLPLRAAHDMVCLLHQPMYRNQHFKLWLSYFEIYGGKLFDLLSERRQLLMREDGKKQVCIVGLQEFEVSDVQIVKEYIEKGNAARSTGTTGANEESSRSHAILQLSVKKHIPVTETRRQRDRDAIEAKNTKHVGKMSFIDLAGSERGADTTDNDKQTRIEGAEINKSLLALKECIRALDNDQIHIPFRGSKLTEVLRDSFVGNSRTVMISCVSPSSGSCEHTLNTLRYADRVKSLSKGGNTKKEQFAVQSVSSGKESTYTSYPLSCEAEETMEQTQEIRPVDSSRKGVDSFTSNSSIEPEKNSYCMIPSYPHKGKEETSTRSGLNDRERGDLKYNQAGFNSKTHSLQESINSQEEVKVTKVSPPRRKANRDEKSERQVNYMKKESGPEISRTGVKQQQQLKQLQRPSSTSSSQVLSKQSEKEDMEINTILEEEALIAAHRKEIESTMEIVREEMNLLAEVDQPGSLIDNYVAQLSFLLSRKASGLVSLQARLARFQQRLKEQEILSRQKPLR
- the LOC100382371 gene encoding kinesin-like protein KIN-13A isoform X2; the protein is MGYGPQTIEEKQKLYTLLRSLNVNGGLASASISEPYTSTGQSFAGGAPVDGFYSPELRGEFGAGLLDLHAMDDSELLSENAASEPFEPSPFMPKEMDDDDYDVIAENQQGLVDNQSAFTNEKENTVVSARESNVAKIKVVVRKRPLNKKEVSRKEEDIIDVHNSQFLTVHEPKLKVDLTAYVEKHDFCFDTVLGENVTNDEVYRETVEPIIPLIFQRTKATCFAYGQTGSGKTYTMQPLPLRAAHDMVCLLHQPMYRNQHFKLWLSYFEIYGGKLFDLLSERRQLLMREDGKKQVCIVGLQEFEVSDVQIVKEYIEKGNAARSTGTTGANEESSRSHAILQLSVKKHIPVTETRRQRDRDAIEAKNTKHVGKMSFIDLAGSERGADTTDNDKQTRIEGAEINKSLLALKECIRALDNDQIHIPFRGSKLTEVLRDSFVGNSRTVMISCVSPSSGSCEHTLNTLRYADRVKSLSKGGNTKKEQFAVQSVSSGKESTYTSYPLSCEAEETMEQTQEIRPVDSSRKGVDSFTSNSSIEPEKNSYCMIPSYPHKGKEETSTRSGLNDRERGDLKYNQAGFNSKTHSLQESINSQEEVKVTKVSPPRRKANRDEKSERQVNYMKKESGPEISRTGVKQQQQLKQLQRPSSTSSSQVLSKQSEKEDMEINTILEEEALIAAHRKEIESTMEIVREEMNLLAEVDQPGSLIDNYVAQLSFLLSRKASGLVSLQARLARFQQRLKEQEILSRQKPLR
- the LOC100382371 gene encoding kinesin-like protein KIN-13A isoform X1; its protein translation is MDLLVFLLGIGEGFAKGYGPQTIEEKQKLYTLLRSLNVNGGLASASISEPYTSTGQSFAGGAPVDGFYSPELRGEFGAGLLDLHAMDDSELLSENAASEPFEPSPFMPKEMDDDDYDVIAENQQGLVDNQSAFTNEKENTVVSARESNVAKIKVVVRKRPLNKKEVSRKEEDIIDVHNSQFLTVHEPKLKVDLTAYVEKHDFCFDTVLGENVTNDEVYRETVEPIIPLIFQRTKATCFAYGQTGSGKTYTMQPLPLRAAHDMVCLLHQPMYRNQHFKLWLSYFEIYGGKLFDLLSERRQLLMREDGKKQVCIVGLQEFEVSDVQIVKEYIEKGNAARSTGTTGANEESSRSHAILQLSVKKHIPVTETRRQRDRDAIEAKNTKHVGKMSFIDLAGSERGADTTDNDKQTRIEGAEINKSLLALKECIRALDNDQIHIPFRGSKLTEVLRDSFVGNSRTVMISCVSPSSGSCEHTLNTLRYADRVKSLSKGGNTKKEQFAVQSVSSGKESTYTSYPLSCEAEETMEQTQEIRPVDSSRKGVDSFTSNSSIEPEKNSYCMIPSYPHKGKEETSTRSGLNDRERGDLKYNQAGFNSKTHSLQESINSQEEVKVTKVSPPRRKANRDEKSERQVNYMKKESGPEISRTGVKQQQQLKQLQRPSSTSSSQVLSKQSEKEDMEINTILEEEALIAAHRKEIESTMEIVREEMNLLAEVDQPGSLIDNYVAQLSFLLSRKASGLVSLQARLARFQQRLKEQEILSRQKPLR